The Vibrio tubiashii ATCC 19109 genome has a segment encoding these proteins:
- a CDS encoding phosphatase PAP2 family protein: protein MRSIEPIAKFDLAFSLFCLQHRFNHPVSRISKAVSHTGDGHLYIAFGVLAYLFAGIEGKLFLLAGLMAFAMELPIYWLAKNVFKRRRPQELCDLVTSFITPSDRYSLPSGHTAAAFLMASITGHYFADLEVVTLIWATLIASSRILLGVHFLTDVLLGALLGIGCAQLALIMVGS, encoded by the coding sequence ATGCGTTCAATCGAACCTATTGCCAAGTTTGATCTGGCGTTCTCTCTATTCTGTCTACAGCACAGATTTAATCATCCTGTCTCACGTATCAGTAAGGCTGTTTCACATACTGGCGATGGGCATCTATACATTGCCTTTGGCGTACTTGCGTACTTGTTTGCAGGGATTGAAGGCAAGTTGTTTTTATTGGCTGGGCTGATGGCATTTGCAATGGAGTTGCCAATCTATTGGTTAGCTAAGAACGTGTTTAAACGTCGCCGTCCACAAGAGTTGTGTGACTTAGTGACTTCGTTTATCACGCCTTCAGATCGTTACAGTCTGCCTTCAGGCCATACTGCTGCTGCTTTTCTTATGGCTTCAATCACAGGTCATTACTTTGCTGATCTGGAAGTCGTCACGCTTATCTGGGCAACCTTGATAGCCAGTTCACGTATTTTGCTTGGAGTGCACTTTCTGACGGACGTTTTGTTAGGGGCTTTGCTTGGTATTGGTTGTGCTCAATTGGCACTAATCATGGTCGGGAGTTGA